The genomic DNA AAGGCTGGCGCTGGATCAGCCGTAGGTAATTCGACAGGGCCAGCAGTTCGGCGGGGACCGGCACAGGGTTGCCGTCGTCTTCGGTCATGACCACCGGCCCCAGATCGCCGTCGCCGAAATGCGGCATCGGGTCTGCGCCACCGTGCTTGCCCCGATTGAAGCCGTCGATCTGGCTCATGACCTTGGCCTCGGGAAAGGTGCCGCCGTTCCGCGCGCTGATCGTGGTCAGGTCAGCGGGCGCCTTCGGCAGGCCAGCGGCCATCGGCCCGGCGCCGCGCCCGTCGCGGCCGTGACAGCCGGAACACTGCGCCATAAACGCCGCCTCTCCGTCGATCTGCTTTTGTTCGGGGGCGCAGGCGGCCAGCGCCAGACCAAGCCCGAGGATGATATAACGCATGGTTTGCCCGCCCGCTTGTGCGCGCCGGTTCTCCGGCGCATGTTGCGCTTACGATGGGCGCACGGGTGCGTCTTGGCAAGTGAGGTTGGCGATGACGTTGCAGGTGTGGATCATGTTGGCCACGGGGTTCGGCATCCCCGTGCTGGCCGCGATGAACGGCGCGCTGGGGCGCTACATCGGGTCGCCCGCGGTCGCGGCCTGCGTTCTGTTTGCCGTGGCCTTTACCATCGCGCTGGTCGCGGCGCTGGTCACGAACCCCGGTGCCGTGGCGAAACTGCCAGACGCGCCAAAGCAGTGGTTTCTGGCCGGGTCCTTCGTCGCCTTCTACGTGCTGGCGATTACCTGGATCGGGCCGGACATGGGGATCGGGCGGGCGGTGTTCTACGTCCTGCTGGGGCAGTTGATCGCCGCCGCGGTCATCGACCACTTCGGCCTGTTCAATGCCCGCGTCGCCGCCCTGACATGGACGCGCGCGGCGGGCATCGGTCTGATGTGCGCTGGCATCTACGTGACTCAGCGGGTCTAGGCCGCCCCCGCCACCAGCCGCCCGTCGACCAGACGCACGGCGCGGTCCATCCGTGACGCCAGTTCAAGGTTGTGGGTCGCGATCACGGCGGCAAGGCCGGTGCTGCGCACGAGGCCCATCAGCGCATCGAATACCCGGTCCGAGGTCGCGGGGTCGAGGTTGCCCGTCGGCTCGTCCGCCAGCAGCAGCACCGGGTCATTCGCCAGCGCGCGGCAAAAGGCGACGCGCTGCTGTTCGCCGCCCGACAGCTCTGCCGGGCGGTGGCTGGCGCGGTGGGCGACGCCGACGGTGTCCAGCAGTTGCATCGCGCGGGCCTTGGCATCGCGGTCCGGCACGCCGTTCGCCATCTGCGGCAGGGTGATGTTTTCCAGCGCCGAAAACTCCGGCAGCAGGTGGTGGAACTGATAGATGAAGCCCACGTCATTGCGCCGGATCGCCGTGCGCCTGCGGTCGTTGAGGTTGGTCATGTCCTCGCCCCGGATCGCGACGGTGCCGGTGTCTGGCGTGTCCAGCAGACCCGCGATGTGCAGCAGCGTGGATTTGCCGGCGCCGGAGGGGGCGACAAGGGCCACGACCTCGCCCGGTTGCACGGTCAGATCGACGCCTTGCAACACGCGCACCTCGTTCGGCTTGCCGGGATTGTAGCCCTTGCGCAGGTCAGTCAGGGTCAGGATGGGATCACTCATAGCGCAGCGCCTCGACCGGGTTCATGCGGGCCGCGCGGCGGGCCGGAAAGATGGTGACGATCCACGACAGCCCCAGCGACAGCACCACGGATGACAGGACGTCGCCCAAGTTCAGTTGTGCTGGCAGCGCGTAGATGCCGCGGATTTCGGGGTCCCAGACCCCGCCGCCCGCGACGTAGTTCACGAAAGAGAAGATCGGGTCGATATAGAGCGCGAAGAGGCAGCCAAGGATCAGGCCCAGCAGCGTGCCCACGGTCCCGATTCCCGCCCCGCAGATGAAGAAGATGCGCAGGATCGACCCTTCGGTCAGGCCCATCGTGCGCAGGATGCCGATGTCGCGGCCCTTGTTTTTCACCAGCATGATCAGGCCAGAGATGATGTTCATCGAGGCGATCAGCACGAGGATCGACAGCAGGACGAACATCACGTTGTCCTCTACCGTCAGCGCCCGCAGGAAGGCACCGGCGCTGTCGCGCCACGACCACAGGTAGGCATAATCGCCAGCGGCCGCGAGGATGCCGGGCATCACATCCTCGACCCGGTCGGGATCGGCCACCATGACCTCGATCTCGTCGGCGACACCTTCGCGGTTGAAGAAGGTCTGCGCCTCGGCCAGCGGCATGTAGACCCGCGTCTTGTCGATGTCGTAGCGCCCGGCGGTAAAGATGTATTCCACCGTATAGACGCTGACGCGAGGGCTGGTGCCCATCGCCGTGCGCACCCCGTTGGGCGAAATCAGCTTGATCCGGTCGCCGACGGTGACGCCCAGTTCACGCGCGACACCCGACCCGATGGCGATCCCTTGCGCGAAATCGTCAAGGCTGCCCAGCGCCTCCTCCGGGTTGGCGATGCGCGGGACGGCGCGCAGGTCGGCCTCGGTGATGCCGAAAACCTCGACGCCTGCGTTTTCCGTGCCGCGGTTCGCCATGACCTGCTGGCGCACTAGCGGCGCCGCACGGGTGACGCCCGGCACCTTGGAAATGCGGTCGGTCAGGGCGGCGTAGTCAGAGATGATGCGCGTGAACTGGTCGGTGCCTTCGATCGGCGTCTGTTCATAGACCGTGACGTGGGCGTTGGCGCCCAGGATCGTATCCACGAATTCGGCCCGGAACCCGGACCGGATCGCCAGCGTCGCGATCAGGGCGAAGACGGCCAGCGTGATGCCGATCAGGCTGATCCACGTCATCGTGGACACGCCGCCTTCCGCCCGCTTGGCGCGGATGTAACGCCAGGCGATCAGCCATTCGAAGCGGGAAAAGGGCGGCGTATGGGGCATTGCGGTGTCCGGTCGCTGGGTCGCGCGGACCTTGATCGCAAATCGGGGTCAGCGTCAATGCAAGCGGGTGTGACTGCGGCGGCGTGACCCTCAGGCCAGCGCCGCCTCTTTTGGCCCCAACACCCAGTGACCGTCATCAGAGGTCCGTCCGTCGCAGGTCACCACGACCCGCCCGTTTTCGCGCTTGACCTCGA from Loktanella sp. M215 includes the following:
- a CDS encoding ABC transporter ATP-binding protein; amino-acid sequence: MSDPILTLTDLRKGYNPGKPNEVRVLQGVDLTVQPGEVVALVAPSGAGKSTLLHIAGLLDTPDTGTVAIRGEDMTNLNDRRRTAIRRNDVGFIYQFHHLLPEFSALENITLPQMANGVPDRDAKARAMQLLDTVGVAHRASHRPAELSGGEQQRVAFCRALANDPVLLLADEPTGNLDPATSDRVFDALMGLVRSTGLAAVIATHNLELASRMDRAVRLVDGRLVAGAA
- a CDS encoding DMT family transporter; this encodes MTLQVWIMLATGFGIPVLAAMNGALGRYIGSPAVAACVLFAVAFTIALVAALVTNPGAVAKLPDAPKQWFLAGSFVAFYVLAITWIGPDMGIGRAVFYVLLGQLIAAAVIDHFGLFNARVAALTWTRAAGIGLMCAGIYVTQRV
- a CDS encoding c-type cytochrome, which encodes MRYIILGLGLALAACAPEQKQIDGEAAFMAQCSGCHGRDGRGAGPMAAGLPKAPADLTTISARNGGTFPEAKVMSQIDGFNRGKHGGADPMPHFGDGDLGPVVMTEDDGNPVPVPAELLALSNYLRLIQRQP
- a CDS encoding lipoprotein-releasing ABC transporter permease subunit, with translation MPHTPPFSRFEWLIAWRYIRAKRAEGGVSTMTWISLIGITLAVFALIATLAIRSGFRAEFVDTILGANAHVTVYEQTPIEGTDQFTRIISDYAALTDRISKVPGVTRAAPLVRQQVMANRGTENAGVEVFGITEADLRAVPRIANPEEALGSLDDFAQGIAIGSGVARELGVTVGDRIKLISPNGVRTAMGTSPRVSVYTVEYIFTAGRYDIDKTRVYMPLAEAQTFFNREGVADEIEVMVADPDRVEDVMPGILAAAGDYAYLWSWRDSAGAFLRALTVEDNVMFVLLSILVLIASMNIISGLIMLVKNKGRDIGILRTMGLTEGSILRIFFICGAGIGTVGTLLGLILGCLFALYIDPIFSFVNYVAGGGVWDPEIRGIYALPAQLNLGDVLSSVVLSLGLSWIVTIFPARRAARMNPVEALRYE